Below is a window of Thermodesulfomicrobium sp. WS DNA.
AAGGCATTCTGCGGATCCTCAACCGCGATGAACTCATGGGCGTCATGGCCCACGAACTCGGGCACGTCATCCACCGCGACACCCTCATCGCCACCATCGCCGCCACCATCGCCGGCGCCATCAGCATGCTCGCCAATTGGCTGCAATGGGCGGTGCTCTTCGGCATGGGCCGCGGCGACGACGAAGAAGGACCGGGTCTGGCCGGCGGGCTCATCATGGCCATCATCGCCCCCATCGCCGCCACCTTGGTGCAAATGGCCGTCTCCCGTTCCCGGGAATTCCTTGCCGACGAGGCCGGCGCCCAGCTTTCCGGAAAGCCCCTTGCCCTTGCCTCGGCGCTGGGAAAACTCCAGCAGGCGGCCCATATGATGCCCATGGATGCCAACCCGGCAACATCCCACCTCTTTATCGTCAATCCCCTTTCTGGCAGCAACGTGCTTGCCCTGT
It encodes the following:
- the htpX gene encoding zinc metalloprotease HtpX — protein: MNQLKTTIFLALLTALLVFLGGAMGGKTGMVMALGLAGIMNFLAYWYSDKIVLAMYGAQEVGPAEAPVLYGIVQELAQRAGIPMPRVYIIPTESPNAFATGRSPKHAAVAATQGILRILNRDELMGVMAHELGHVIHRDTLIATIAATIAGAISMLANWLQWAVLFGMGRGDDEEGPGLAGGLIMAIIAPIAATLVQMAVSRSREFLADEAGAQLSGKPLALASALGKLQQAAHMMPMDANPATSHLFIVNPLSGSNVLALFSTHPPVEERIARLKAMAGR